The Flavobacterium psychrophilum genome includes a region encoding these proteins:
- a CDS encoding tRNA uridine 5-carboxymethylaminomethyl modification protein — MFNEVYDVIVVGAGHAGSEAAAAAANLGSKTLLVTMSLQNIAQMSCNPAMGGIAKGQIVREIDALGGYSGIVSDKTAIQFRMLNKSKGPAMWSPRVQSDRMRFAEEWRLMLERTTNLDFYQEMVSGILMENGKVTGIRTSLGIEIKAKSVVLTNGTFLNGLIHIGEKQFGGGRAGESAAYGITEDLVRAGFEAGRMKTGTPPRVDGRSLDYSKMIEQPGDVNPDKFSYMDITKPLTHQRSCYMTYTSELVHDVLREGFDRSPMFNGRIKSLGPRYCPSIEDKINRFADKDRHQLFVEPEGWDTVEVYVNGFSTSLPEDVQFKALRSVEGFENVKFFRPGYAIEYDYFPPTQLKHTLETKLVDGLYFAGQINGTTGYEEAASQGLMAGINAALKVQDKAPLILKRNEAYIGVLIDDLITKGTEEPYRMFTSRAEYRTLLRQDNADFRLTPLSYEIGLASEERMRKMEKKRDESDAFVNFFKDTSVSVAEANPILEEKASSPISQPDKMFKVFSRPQIDLEDILKFEKVKNYVEEHNLDREVIEQAEIQVKYSGYIEKEKNNADKLNRLEDVKIPENFDFSKIKSLSFEAREKLKKIKPVTISQASRISGVSPSDISVLLIHMGR; from the coding sequence ATGTTTAACGAGGTATATGATGTTATAGTGGTAGGTGCAGGGCATGCAGGTTCTGAAGCGGCTGCGGCTGCAGCGAATCTGGGTTCGAAAACACTGCTTGTTACAATGAGTTTGCAAAACATTGCGCAGATGTCTTGTAATCCTGCCATGGGTGGGATTGCAAAAGGACAGATCGTTCGTGAGATTGACGCGCTTGGTGGATACTCAGGTATTGTTTCAGATAAGACAGCAATCCAGTTCAGGATGCTCAACAAATCAAAAGGTCCGGCTATGTGGAGCCCACGTGTGCAAAGTGATAGAATGCGCTTTGCAGAAGAGTGGAGGCTTATGCTGGAGCGTACCACAAATCTTGATTTTTATCAGGAGATGGTTTCTGGAATTTTGATGGAGAATGGTAAGGTGACGGGTATAAGAACATCACTTGGAATTGAAATCAAAGCCAAATCTGTGGTGCTGACAAACGGAACTTTTCTGAACGGACTAATCCATATTGGTGAGAAACAATTTGGTGGTGGAAGGGCAGGAGAGAGTGCTGCATACGGAATCACAGAAGATTTAGTTCGTGCAGGTTTTGAAGCCGGACGTATGAAAACAGGTACGCCACCACGTGTTGATGGTCGTTCGCTTGATTACTCAAAAATGATAGAACAACCGGGTGATGTCAACCCGGATAAGTTTTCATATATGGATATAACAAAGCCGCTGACGCATCAGCGTTCTTGTTATATGACGTACACATCAGAACTTGTTCATGATGTGCTTCGTGAAGGTTTTGATCGTTCGCCTATGTTTAACGGTCGTATCAAAAGCCTTGGTCCAAGATACTGTCCGTCTATAGAAGATAAAATAAACCGTTTTGCAGACAAAGACCGTCACCAGCTTTTTGTTGAACCAGAGGGGTGGGATACGGTGGAAGTGTATGTAAACGGATTTTCGACCTCCCTTCCGGAGGATGTTCAGTTTAAAGCATTGCGCAGTGTCGAAGGATTTGAGAATGTAAAATTCTTCCGTCCCGGATATGCTATTGAGTACGATTATTTTCCGCCAACGCAGTTAAAGCATACGCTTGAGACCAAATTAGTGGATGGTTTATATTTTGCGGGACAGATTAATGGTACTACCGGTTATGAAGAGGCCGCATCGCAAGGACTGATGGCTGGTATAAATGCTGCGCTAAAAGTTCAGGATAAGGCACCTTTAATTCTGAAGCGTAATGAGGCATACATAGGTGTGCTTATTGATGACCTTATTACGAAAGGTACGGAGGAACCGTACCGTATGTTTACTTCGCGTGCAGAATACAGGACATTATTGCGTCAGGACAACGCAGATTTTCGCTTAACGCCGCTTTCATATGAAATTGGGCTTGCATCTGAAGAAAGAATGCGCAAAATGGAGAAAAAACGCGACGAAAGTGATGCTTTTGTCAACTTTTTTAAGGACACAAGCGTAAGTGTTGCCGAGGCTAACCCAATTCTGGAGGAAAAAGCCTCTTCACCGATTTCTCAGCCTGATAAAATGTTTAAGGTGTTTTCACGTCCGCAAATTGACCTTGAGGATATCCTTAAATTCGAAAAAGTGAAAAATTATGTTGAAGAGCATAATTTGGATAGGGAAGTGATTGAACAGGCCGAAATTCAGGTGAAATATTCGGGCTACATAGAAAAAGAGAAAAATAATGCAGATAAGCTTAACAGACTTGAAGATGTGAAAATTCCAGAGAATTTCGATTTTAGTAAAATCAAGTCTTTATCTTTTGAAGCAAGAGAGAAATTGAAAAAAATCAAGCCGGTAACTATTTCTCAGGCATCCCGTATCAGCGGTGTGTCTCCGAGTGATATCTCTGTGCTATTAATACATATGGGACGATAA
- a CDS encoding methyltransferase has protein sequence MDFSNNNIYITVKDYSVSGEEFQLLLDEELQMLKTYPQPTLDKLGAYYESDDYISHTDGKRSLFEKLYHTVKQKALRDKIKLIEGFQPGKGNILDIGAGTGDFLVMAKSKGWEIVGLEPNPKAKASAQAKGVIFLEELSQMPDRSADIITMWHVLEHVPDIENQIAELKRILKPGGTIIIAVPNFKSYDAQYYGKHWAAYDVPRHLWHFSKTSIKLLFAKQGMELIKVLPMKFDSFYVSLLSEKYKTGKMNFIKGFFTGLRSNLKATQNFEYSSHIYVIKMAKN, from the coding sequence ATGGATTTTTCAAACAACAACATTTATATTACCGTAAAAGATTATTCGGTCTCCGGTGAAGAATTTCAGCTTCTATTAGATGAAGAACTTCAAATGCTAAAAACATATCCGCAACCTACTCTGGATAAACTAGGTGCTTACTACGAAAGCGACGACTATATTTCTCATACCGACGGGAAGCGGTCTCTATTTGAAAAACTGTATCATACTGTTAAGCAAAAAGCATTACGTGATAAAATAAAACTGATTGAAGGGTTTCAACCTGGCAAAGGTAATATTCTTGATATTGGGGCCGGAACAGGAGATTTTCTAGTTATGGCCAAGAGCAAAGGTTGGGAGATAGTCGGATTAGAACCCAATCCAAAAGCTAAAGCTAGTGCACAGGCTAAAGGTGTTATCTTTTTAGAAGAGTTGTCACAAATGCCCGATCGCTCGGCTGATATAATTACAATGTGGCATGTGCTTGAACATGTTCCTGATATCGAGAATCAGATTGCCGAATTGAAACGAATTCTGAAGCCGGGAGGAACGATAATTATAGCCGTGCCTAATTTCAAATCATACGATGCGCAGTACTATGGAAAACATTGGGCAGCATATGATGTGCCAAGGCATCTTTGGCATTTTTCTAAAACTTCAATAAAATTACTTTTTGCAAAGCAAGGGATGGAGTTAATAAAAGTCCTTCCAATGAAATTTGATAGTTTTTATGTAAGTCTATTGTCAGAAAAATACAAGACAGGAAAAATGAATTTCATTAAAGGATTTTTTACTGGTTTACGTTCAAATTTGAAAGCAACGCAAAATTTTGAGTATTCTTCTCATATTTACGTGATAAAAATGGCAAAAAACTAA
- a CDS encoding helicase → MENLSTAASYALRFINQTNRSVFLTGKAGTGKTTLLREIIRTTHKNVVVVAPTGIAALNAGGVTIHSMFQLPFAGFIPEHNQPPQFSDYVKFETKDTLRRHFRMRADKQSVINNLELLVIDEVSMLRADLLDAMDFMLRSVRKKNLPFGGVQVLYIGDLLQLPPVVRNEEWEVLRNYYKGKFFFHSHVVQQDPPMYIELDKIYRQTDSTFIDVLNNLRNNVITENDLKILNTFVQPDFDSTKHTGYITLTTHNAKADAMNATSLEELDEKQFTYHPEIVGDFPDKIYPVESELKLKVGAQVMFIKNDLSPEKKYFNGKIGVIKSLSDEEVLVHFPEEDETIEATKYEWQNVRYYVDEVTKEIKEDVLGTFVHYPLKLAWAITVHKSQGLTFDKAVLDVSQVFMPGQAYVALSRLRSLDGLILLTPIRMNGISSDADVIGYASGRAEEGELENSLKQETERFIANFLKNSFEWADLATDWQRHKMSYLQEGDKALKAKYREWANRQENNIHGLLDASRKFISQLDKLFRQQPIDMQFIAERVNAAHNYFFPVMDHLATGLLEKMEEVKRIRKAKGFYEELAEMEEVQTAAVIRLMKSKLLMQIVNEGKPISREHLVSPEIQSYKSKKIEALRAAQRQNPATLMEEPEEDYAAERYAPKKKKSAEPKKTTLEETHELWMQKMSIEDIAKTRKLTETTILSHFAGLVQSGKVRVEEVLAQDRIIALKEAFKGFEGEALGGLKEKFGDDFTWGELRLYRASLQDN, encoded by the coding sequence ATGGAAAATCTCTCTACAGCCGCATCTTACGCCTTACGTTTTATAAATCAGACAAATAGGTCTGTTTTTCTTACTGGAAAAGCAGGTACAGGCAAGACCACGCTGTTACGCGAGATAATAAGAACTACACATAAAAACGTTGTTGTTGTAGCACCTACAGGCATTGCAGCTTTAAATGCCGGCGGAGTTACTATACATTCCATGTTTCAATTGCCTTTTGCCGGATTTATTCCGGAGCACAATCAACCCCCGCAATTCTCTGATTATGTGAAGTTTGAAACCAAAGATACACTTAGGCGTCACTTTAGGATGCGTGCTGATAAACAGTCGGTTATTAATAATCTGGAACTGCTGGTTATTGACGAAGTAAGTATGCTTCGCGCCGACCTCCTGGATGCGATGGATTTCATGTTGCGCTCTGTTCGTAAGAAAAATCTACCATTTGGAGGGGTACAGGTTTTATATATTGGTGACCTTTTACAGCTGCCACCGGTGGTAAGAAATGAAGAGTGGGAAGTGCTTCGTAATTACTATAAAGGTAAATTCTTTTTCCATTCGCATGTGGTCCAGCAAGATCCGCCAATGTATATTGAACTCGATAAAATTTACAGGCAGACCGATAGTACCTTTATCGATGTTCTTAATAATCTGAGGAACAACGTAATAACAGAAAATGATCTTAAAATACTAAACACTTTTGTTCAACCTGATTTTGATTCAACAAAGCATACAGGATATATAACACTTACCACCCACAATGCCAAAGCTGATGCTATGAACGCAACATCGTTAGAAGAACTGGATGAGAAACAGTTTACCTACCATCCTGAAATTGTGGGGGATTTTCCGGATAAGATCTATCCTGTGGAAAGCGAACTAAAGCTTAAAGTAGGAGCACAGGTAATGTTCATTAAGAACGACCTTTCGCCGGAGAAAAAATATTTCAATGGAAAAATTGGTGTAATCAAATCATTATCAGATGAAGAAGTGTTGGTGCATTTCCCTGAAGAAGATGAAACGATAGAAGCAACAAAGTATGAATGGCAAAACGTTCGCTATTATGTGGATGAAGTTACCAAAGAAATAAAAGAAGATGTTTTAGGTACGTTTGTACATTATCCTTTAAAGCTCGCATGGGCTATTACTGTACACAAGAGCCAGGGTCTTACGTTTGACAAAGCTGTGCTTGATGTCTCGCAGGTTTTTATGCCGGGGCAGGCATACGTTGCTCTTTCGCGTTTGCGCTCGTTAGATGGGCTTATTTTGCTTACTCCGATACGCATGAATGGTATCTCGAGCGATGCCGATGTGATAGGTTATGCATCCGGCAGGGCAGAGGAGGGCGAACTTGAAAATTCATTAAAACAGGAAACAGAACGTTTTATAGCCAACTTTCTGAAAAACAGCTTTGAATGGGCAGACCTGGCTACCGACTGGCAACGACATAAAATGAGTTACCTGCAGGAAGGAGATAAAGCACTTAAAGCAAAATACCGCGAATGGGCTAACCGTCAGGAAAATAATATTCACGGACTACTGGATGCGTCCCGAAAATTTATATCGCAACTAGATAAGCTTTTTAGGCAGCAGCCAATTGATATGCAATTTATTGCAGAAAGGGTTAACGCTGCGCACAACTACTTTTTTCCGGTGATGGATCATCTGGCAACAGGGCTTTTGGAAAAAATGGAAGAAGTAAAACGTATCAGGAAAGCAAAAGGATTTTACGAAGAGCTTGCTGAAATGGAAGAGGTGCAAACCGCAGCGGTTATCCGTCTTATGAAATCGAAACTGCTGATGCAGATTGTAAATGAAGGCAAACCTATAAGCCGTGAGCATTTGGTTTCTCCAGAAATACAGTCTTATAAATCTAAAAAAATCGAGGCGCTTCGCGCCGCTCAGCGTCAGAATCCGGCAACGCTTATGGAAGAGCCGGAAGAAGACTATGCAGCAGAACGTTACGCTCCTAAAAAGAAAAAATCGGCAGAGCCTAAAAAGACTACGCTGGAAGAAACGCACGAACTTTGGATGCAAAAAATGTCGATTGAAGATATTGCTAAAACAAGGAAGCTTACAGAAACAACGATTCTGAGCCATTTCGCCGGCCTTGTACAATCCGGAAAGGTGAGAGTGGAGGAAGTATTGGCGCAGGATAGAATTATTGCTTTAAAAGAAGCTTTTAAAGGTTTTGAGGGCGAAGCTCTGGGAGGGCTAAAAGAAAAATTCGGCGATGACTTTACCTGGGGCGAATTAAGGCTTTACAGGGCAAGCCTTCAGGATAATTAA
- a CDS encoding DoxX family protein, with amino-acid sequence MYTHTAIIITLLFLAITFIQSGYDKISDWKGNVGWLKGHFAAAPIKNIVPQSLFLILVLEIFAGAFSVIGAIQILVNGETEFAFWGGVLSCVTLLFLLLGQRMAKDYDGARTIVIYFIPAVLLLTWL; translated from the coding sequence ATGTATACGCATACCGCAATTATCATTACGTTATTGTTTCTTGCCATAACCTTCATACAATCAGGCTACGACAAAATTTCTGACTGGAAAGGCAATGTCGGCTGGCTTAAAGGTCACTTTGCAGCAGCACCTATCAAAAATATTGTGCCGCAATCGCTTTTTTTAATACTGGTTCTTGAAATTTTTGCAGGCGCATTTTCTGTTATTGGTGCTATCCAGATTTTAGTAAACGGTGAAACCGAATTTGCCTTTTGGGGTGGAGTATTGTCTTGCGTAACGCTGCTGTTTCTTTTACTGGGTCAGCGTATGGCTAAAGATTATGATGGTGCAAGAACTATTGTTATCTATTTTATCCCGGCAGTACTGCTGCTTACCTGGTTGTAA
- a CDS encoding DNA polymerase III subunit delta' — translation MLFSEILGQDHIKNYLTTSASSARIPHAQLFIGPEGSGTLPMAIAYAQYILCSNNGGENSNGNDACNLKFRNLSHPDLHFVFPVASNSEVKSHPVSANFLKYWREFVEETPYGSLFDWYKKIDIQNKQGQIGVDEALEIVKSLSLKAYEGGYKVMIIWMADKMNTATSNKLLKLLEEPPEKTVFILIAESQDDILQTILSRCQVLNFGPVGEKPIIDALVSRENMDPRAAQKVAHQAQGNYNKALHLLHNTDDNKPFEEWFVMWVRAAFRAKGNAAAIQDLIAWSEAIAGIGREAQKQFLNFCIDMFRQALLLNYNAKELVFMEPTVDKFKLENFAPFVNGNNINDIFKELSDALYHIERNGNAKIILTDLSIKLTRLIHKK, via the coding sequence ATGCTTTTTTCAGAAATTTTAGGCCAGGACCATATTAAAAACTACCTAACCACGAGTGCTTCATCGGCGCGTATTCCGCATGCGCAGCTTTTTATAGGCCCCGAAGGATCAGGTACTTTACCAATGGCTATTGCCTATGCACAGTATATTTTATGCAGCAATAACGGCGGCGAAAATTCAAATGGCAATGATGCCTGCAACCTTAAATTCCGCAACCTGTCGCATCCCGATCTGCATTTTGTATTTCCGGTAGCGTCTAACAGCGAAGTTAAAAGCCATCCCGTAAGTGCCAACTTTTTAAAATACTGGCGTGAGTTTGTTGAGGAAACTCCGTACGGAAGTTTGTTCGACTGGTATAAAAAAATTGATATCCAGAATAAACAGGGTCAGATTGGTGTAGATGAGGCCCTTGAAATTGTAAAGTCGCTTTCGCTGAAAGCCTATGAAGGTGGCTACAAAGTGATGATTATCTGGATGGCCGACAAAATGAATACTGCCACCTCCAATAAACTACTTAAGCTTTTAGAGGAACCACCCGAAAAAACGGTTTTTATTCTTATTGCCGAAAGCCAGGATGATATCCTTCAGACAATACTTTCACGCTGTCAGGTACTTAACTTTGGACCCGTTGGCGAAAAGCCAATTATAGATGCATTGGTTTCACGTGAAAATATGGATCCGCGTGCCGCTCAAAAAGTAGCACACCAGGCACAGGGCAACTACAATAAAGCGCTGCATCTTTTACACAACACCGATGACAACAAACCTTTTGAAGAATGGTTCGTTATGTGGGTGCGTGCCGCCTTTCGTGCCAAGGGAAATGCCGCTGCCATTCAGGATCTTATTGCGTGGAGCGAAGCTATTGCGGGTATTGGCCGTGAAGCCCAAAAGCAGTTTTTAAATTTTTGCATCGATATGTTCCGACAGGCACTACTACTAAATTACAATGCTAAAGAACTGGTTTTCATGGAACCGACTGTTGATAAATTTAAGCTGGAAAATTTTGCGCCCTTTGTAAACGGCAACAACATCAACGACATTTTTAAAGAGCTTAGCGATGCGCTGTATCATATTGAGCGTAACGGAAATGCCAAAATAATATTAACCGACCTATCAATAAAACTAACACGTTTAATCCATAAAAAATAA
- the pgk gene encoding phosphoglycerate kinase (Converts 3-phospho-D-glycerate to 3-phospho-D-glyceroyl phosphate during the glycolysis pathway) → MKTLADINFADKKALIRVDFNVPLDENFKVTDTTRIEAAKPTIDKILKDGGSVILMSHLGRPKGVEEKYSLKHIVDTASKILGVEVQFVADSIGSEVEQAAKDLNPGEVLLLENLRFYKEEEAGDEDFAKKLASLGDVYVNDAFGTAHRAHASTTIIANYFPENKVFGELLAKEIDSLNKVLRNSEKPVTAVLGGSKVSSKITVIENILDKVDHLIIGGGMTFTFIKAQGGKIGDSICEDDKQDLALEILAKAKEKNVQIHIPVDVIAADDFKNDANTQVVDVTAIPDGWQGLDAGPKSLENFKKVILESKTILWNGPLGVFEMENFAKGTIELGNFIAEATDKGAFSLVGGGDSVAAVKQFGLESKMSYVSTGGGAMLEMLEGKTLPGIAAIQGE, encoded by the coding sequence ATGAAAACCCTTGCCGATATTAATTTTGCAGATAAGAAAGCTTTAATCCGTGTTGACTTTAACGTACCTCTGGATGAGAACTTTAAAGTAACAGACACCACTAGAATTGAAGCAGCAAAACCAACAATCGACAAGATATTAAAAGATGGCGGAAGCGTTATCTTAATGTCGCACTTAGGCAGGCCAAAAGGCGTTGAAGAGAAATATTCATTAAAACATATTGTAGATACAGCTTCTAAAATTCTTGGTGTTGAAGTACAATTTGTTGCTGACAGCATTGGCAGCGAAGTAGAACAGGCAGCAAAAGATTTAAATCCCGGTGAAGTATTGCTTCTTGAAAACCTTCGTTTTTATAAAGAAGAGGAGGCGGGTGATGAAGATTTTGCCAAAAAACTGGCTTCTCTTGGCGATGTTTATGTAAACGATGCTTTTGGTACTGCTCACCGTGCACACGCTTCTACAACGATTATAGCAAATTATTTTCCTGAAAATAAAGTTTTTGGTGAGCTTCTTGCTAAAGAGATCGACAGTCTTAACAAAGTATTAAGAAACAGTGAAAAGCCGGTAACGGCTGTTTTGGGCGGATCTAAAGTATCGTCTAAGATCACGGTTATAGAAAATATATTGGATAAAGTAGACCACCTGATTATTGGTGGTGGTATGACTTTTACATTTATTAAGGCTCAGGGGGGTAAGATAGGCGATTCTATCTGTGAAGATGATAAGCAGGATCTTGCCCTTGAAATTTTAGCGAAAGCTAAAGAAAAGAACGTACAGATACACATTCCTGTTGATGTTATTGCTGCGGATGATTTTAAGAATGACGCTAACACACAGGTTGTTGATGTAACTGCAATTCCTGACGGATGGCAGGGGCTTGACGCAGGGCCAAAATCGCTGGAAAACTTTAAAAAAGTTATTCTTGAGTCGAAAACTATTCTTTGGAATGGCCCGCTAGGCGTTTTTGAAATGGAAAACTTTGCCAAAGGAACAATAGAACTTGGCAATTTTATAGCCGAAGCTACAGATAAAGGCGCTTTCTCTCTGGTAGGAGGAGGAGATTCAGTAGCAGCCGTTAAGCAATTTGGCCTTGAGTCAAAAATGAGCTATGTGTCTACCGGAGGCGGTGCCATGCTTGAAATGCTTGAAGGCAAAACACTACCGGGTATCGCTGCGATACAGGGAGAATAG